One Sodalinema gerasimenkoae IPPAS B-353 DNA segment encodes these proteins:
- a CDS encoding recombinase family protein codes for MSSQSIWLLGSSRSGKTSYLVAEVARWLDELTGEMSEALLKPRLFPGSILVFAATGDNRLRLSEQLLRATGGRGALTVTTPLGFFQQEVSLFWTLIAQKLGLQVAIPLRLQPETEQMLAQRLWAPHLEEGILEPLGASRKRQVRRGLDVLQLAGAAGVAPEEIGQRLQEGLGEELLQPEAAQLLQVMLLQWRDWCLGRGLLTYGVVLELYWRYLLPNSEYQVQLRRRFLGVAADDVDDYPAISRDLFETLLRLQRPGLFSFNPQGKIRLGLNADPDTLEGLCGCCEQVIELERPSPGLVGSLAEPMIELALNPTYLMQLPASVPSLQTVARSQLLRRVGDEVARIVRDGSVSPAEIAIIAPGLDAIARYSLGHILQGYGIPVRPLQVQRPLFSNPRIRAVLTLLPFFYGGLGRRINRDLVAEMLVMLSQNPQRGEQEPPSPEKEVKLGFEIDPVRGGTLADACYRPDPEWPELLPAASFPGGDRLGYRATRAYEQMRQWLDETRSQVTSGAIASPVVLLDRIIGQFCWYRDLADDQREALRELLETASHFWEVESRVGGDCGSPTLRDRPLGEVVGDFLTLLQSGTVTANPYPLKPRQPEAVTLSTVYQYRSNRLAHRYHFWLDISSPLWLQGGASVLFAAPIFERSRPLPYDAQARQQDDEARLQRILQDLLSRVEEQVILCHSDLAVNGQEQTGPLLALANASVSINELNLT; via the coding sequence GTGTCGTCTCAATCAATTTGGCTCCTAGGGTCGAGTCGCTCTGGTAAAACCAGCTACCTGGTGGCGGAGGTGGCCCGCTGGCTCGATGAGCTGACGGGAGAGATGTCTGAGGCCCTGTTGAAGCCGAGGCTCTTTCCTGGCTCGATTTTGGTCTTTGCGGCCACGGGGGACAATCGCCTACGCCTGAGTGAACAATTACTGAGGGCCACGGGAGGGCGCGGTGCGTTGACCGTGACGACCCCACTGGGCTTTTTTCAGCAGGAGGTGAGTTTATTCTGGACGCTGATTGCCCAAAAGTTGGGGCTACAGGTGGCGATTCCCTTGCGCTTACAGCCGGAAACGGAGCAGATGCTGGCCCAACGACTCTGGGCGCCTCATCTGGAGGAGGGGATTTTAGAGCCGTTGGGGGCCAGCCGCAAACGCCAAGTGCGTCGTGGCTTAGATGTGCTCCAACTGGCGGGGGCGGCGGGGGTGGCTCCGGAGGAGATTGGACAACGGCTGCAAGAGGGACTTGGCGAGGAACTGTTGCAACCGGAGGCGGCGCAGTTGCTACAAGTGATGCTGTTGCAATGGCGAGATTGGTGTCTGGGGCGGGGGTTACTCACCTATGGGGTGGTCTTAGAACTCTATTGGCGCTATCTGTTGCCGAATTCCGAGTATCAGGTGCAGTTGAGGCGGCGCTTCTTGGGGGTGGCGGCGGATGATGTGGATGATTATCCCGCCATTAGTCGTGATTTGTTTGAGACGCTGTTGCGGTTGCAGCGTCCCGGATTGTTTAGCTTTAACCCCCAGGGAAAGATTCGCTTGGGTCTGAATGCGGACCCGGATACCTTGGAGGGATTATGTGGATGCTGTGAGCAGGTGATTGAGCTGGAGCGGCCCTCTCCGGGATTGGTGGGGTCCTTGGCTGAGCCGATGATTGAGTTGGCGCTGAATCCCACGTATTTAATGCAGCTTCCGGCGTCAGTTCCCTCGTTGCAGACGGTGGCGCGATCGCAGTTGCTGCGACGGGTGGGGGATGAGGTGGCCCGGATTGTTCGGGATGGTTCGGTGAGTCCGGCGGAGATTGCGATTATTGCGCCGGGGTTGGATGCGATCGCCCGCTATAGTCTCGGTCACATTTTGCAGGGCTATGGTATCCCGGTGCGCCCTCTCCAGGTGCAGCGACCGTTGTTTAGTAATCCAAGAATCCGGGCGGTTTTAACCCTGTTACCGTTTTTCTATGGGGGATTGGGACGGCGGATTAACCGGGATTTGGTGGCAGAAATGTTGGTGATGCTCTCCCAAAATCCCCAGCGGGGTGAGCAGGAGCCACCGTCGCCGGAGAAGGAGGTAAAACTGGGGTTTGAGATTGATCCGGTACGGGGGGGAACCTTGGCTGATGCCTGTTATCGCCCCGATCCTGAATGGCCAGAACTGCTCCCGGCTGCGAGTTTTCCAGGGGGCGATCGCCTCGGCTACCGGGCCACACGAGCCTATGAACAGATGCGTCAGTGGCTTGACGAGACGCGATCGCAGGTCACCTCAGGGGCGATCGCCTCCCCAGTAGTTCTGTTAGATCGCATCATCGGTCAGTTCTGCTGGTATCGAGATTTAGCGGATGACCAACGCGAGGCCCTACGGGAACTTCTGGAAACAGCCAGCCATTTTTGGGAGGTCGAGTCTCGGGTGGGGGGCGATTGCGGTTCCCCCACGCTTCGCGATCGCCCGCTGGGGGAAGTGGTGGGGGATTTTCTCACCCTGCTGCAAAGTGGAACCGTCACAGCCAACCCCTATCCTCTCAAACCCCGTCAACCGGAAGCGGTCACCCTTAGCACCGTTTATCAATATCGCAGTAACCGTCTGGCCCATCGTTACCATTTCTGGTTGGATATTAGTTCCCCCCTCTGGTTACAGGGAGGGGCCTCTGTCTTATTTGCGGCTCCCATTTTTGAGCGATCGCGCCCCCTTCCCTACGATGCGCAGGCCCGTCAACAGGACGATGAGGCGCGGCTGCAACGGATTCTCCAAGATTTACTCTCCCGCGTCGAAGAGCAGGTGATCCTCTGTCACAGCGATTTAGCGGTCAACGGCCAAGAGCAAACAGGGCCCCTCCTAGCCCTAGCCAACGCTTCCGTCTCGATTAATGAACTGAATCTCACCTAA
- the pxcA gene encoding proton extrusion protein PcxA: MQNSESSGPWRPLRRLRRWYFKTPERALDAAYRAALAIQELEQEYFQGQMMTPEGGYTGLEWGQLKSERDRNLDIIQRRLREFRASRSTLNWITRSSFRTIPLQATDASKSRYSPDETYQFSENLKKLKVIDEIAGKYLTRRPSAPRTSQPLTAERSSSSASPPLKESPSDRTPPPGGSPPSPRLNRGATNPSRNWRDDFKSSSKSREETASDVESISGQASLLPRSILRTLNRIKEELDPNAEEDVVEKFRYYKSKTVISLKFILLLILVPLLTHQVSKNFIIRPIYNEFFPNTVDMFINPDFEEDAYQELRHYEERLHFRMAIGSAPPLSDEEFEETVNEEAQNIALKFQAMSNNALQNVAADLCSLGAFILVLMNSKREIAIVKSFIDDLIYGLSDSAKAFIIILFTDIFVGYHSPHGWEIILEGVSHHFGLPESRDFNFMFIATFPVILDTVMKYWIFRYLNRISPSAVATYRNMNE; encoded by the coding sequence ATGCAAAATTCCGAGTCTTCTGGCCCCTGGCGACCCTTGCGTCGTCTGCGTCGTTGGTATTTCAAAACCCCCGAACGGGCCCTCGATGCGGCCTATCGGGCGGCCTTGGCAATACAGGAGCTGGAACAGGAGTATTTTCAAGGGCAGATGATGACCCCCGAGGGCGGTTATACGGGTCTGGAATGGGGACAACTCAAAAGTGAGCGCGATCGCAACCTAGACATCATTCAACGTCGTCTGCGGGAGTTTCGGGCCAGTCGCAGCACCCTCAACTGGATTACTCGCTCCTCCTTTCGGACGATTCCCTTACAAGCCACCGATGCCTCAAAATCCCGCTATTCCCCCGATGAGACGTACCAATTTTCGGAAAATCTCAAAAAACTCAAAGTCATCGATGAGATTGCCGGGAAATATTTAACGCGACGGCCCTCAGCCCCCCGCACCTCTCAACCGCTGACCGCTGAGCGCTCCTCCAGTTCCGCCTCTCCTCCCCTGAAGGAATCCCCCTCTGACCGGACTCCGCCCCCGGGAGGGTCTCCCCCGTCCCCTCGGTTGAACCGAGGAGCCACCAATCCCAGCCGCAATTGGCGCGATGACTTTAAAAGCTCAAGTAAATCCCGAGAAGAAACCGCCAGTGACGTAGAATCGATTTCTGGGCAAGCGAGTTTATTGCCCCGTTCCATCCTCAGAACCCTAAACCGCATTAAAGAAGAACTTGACCCCAACGCGGAAGAGGATGTGGTCGAGAAATTTCGCTATTATAAAAGTAAAACTGTTATTTCCCTTAAGTTTATTTTACTTTTGATTCTTGTCCCTTTACTCACTCATCAAGTCTCTAAAAACTTTATTATTCGCCCCATTTATAATGAGTTTTTTCCCAATACCGTTGATATGTTCATCAATCCCGACTTTGAAGAAGACGCCTATCAAGAACTTCGGCACTACGAAGAACGGCTACACTTCCGTATGGCCATTGGCTCTGCCCCGCCCTTGTCCGATGAGGAGTTTGAAGAAACCGTCAATGAGGAAGCCCAAAATATCGCCCTTAAGTTTCAAGCCATGAGCAACAATGCCCTGCAAAATGTTGCCGCAGACCTCTGCTCTTTGGGGGCATTTATTCTGGTTTTGATGAATAGTAAACGGGAGATTGCCATTGTCAAATCCTTTATTGATGACCTCATCTATGGATTGAGTGATAGTGCCAAAGCCTTTATTATTATTCTGTTTACCGACATTTTTGTGGGCTATCACTCTCCCCATGGCTGGGAAATCATCCTAGAAGGGGTTTCCCATCATTTTGGCTTACCCGAAAGCCGTGACTTTAACTTTATGTTTATCGCCACCTTCCCCGTGATTTTAGATACGGTGATGAAATACTGGATTTTCCGCTATCTCAACCGTATTTCTCCCTCAGCAGTGGCCACCTATCGGAACATGAACGAGTAA
- a CDS encoding pentapeptide repeat-containing protein: protein MNQISIWKWLSLALIVLGFLSWADQPAYGNRRLQRRLEQLEETRVCRRCRLEEVDLSGADLREVNLQGANLNGANLQGANLQGAILDEAILTEANLEGANLSQASLIEAQLGQANLQGANLSRGIFNFARLGQANLENADLQGASFLGTRLNRVTLEGANLTGADFRNASLDGAKLEGVRLSQANFQGASLREASLRGSSGFAVNLNRANLSQADLTEVVLSEVRLTGAVAVGSLWEGAELSGAALNLGDFQGANFQGANLQGAVLSEALLMGASLREANLTYSYLFRANLTGARLQGSRFYGSDLSQVLLRGADLTDADLTNAIIQGADFTDAVLTGATIPQV from the coding sequence ATGAATCAAATCTCCATTTGGAAATGGCTATCCTTGGCCTTGATTGTCCTCGGTTTCTTGAGCTGGGCAGACCAACCCGCCTATGGCAATCGCCGCCTACAGCGTCGACTTGAGCAACTTGAGGAGACCCGAGTCTGTCGTCGTTGTCGCTTAGAAGAGGTGGACTTGTCGGGGGCAGATTTACGGGAGGTCAATTTACAAGGGGCGAACCTCAATGGGGCCAATTTGCAAGGGGCCAATTTGCAAGGGGCGATTTTGGATGAGGCCATTTTGACCGAGGCCAACCTAGAGGGGGCTAATCTGAGCCAGGCAAGTTTGATTGAGGCCCAGTTGGGACAAGCCAACTTACAGGGGGCGAACTTGAGCCGGGGGATTTTTAATTTTGCTCGTCTCGGACAGGCGAATCTTGAAAACGCTGACCTACAGGGGGCCAGTTTCCTGGGGACGCGCTTGAACCGAGTCACCCTGGAGGGAGCGAATTTAACGGGGGCCGATTTCCGAAACGCTAGCCTGGATGGCGCCAAGTTAGAGGGGGTTCGCTTGAGTCAGGCGAATTTCCAAGGGGCCAGTTTACGGGAGGCGAGTTTACGGGGGAGTTCCGGATTTGCGGTCAACTTGAATCGTGCCAATCTCTCCCAAGCGGATTTAACTGAGGTGGTGCTGTCGGAAGTGCGGCTGACGGGGGCGGTGGCGGTGGGGAGTCTCTGGGAAGGGGCGGAGTTATCCGGTGCGGCCCTGAATTTGGGGGATTTTCAGGGTGCGAATTTCCAAGGGGCCAATTTGCAGGGGGCGGTGTTAAGTGAGGCCTTGTTGATGGGAGCCTCCTTGAGGGAGGCTAATTTGACCTACAGCTATCTGTTTCGGGCCAACTTGACGGGCGCTCGCCTACAGGGGAGCCGCTTTTATGGCAGTGACTTAAGTCAGGTGCTGTTGCGGGGAGCGGATTTAACCGATGCGGATTTAACCAATGCCATTATTCAGGGGGCGGATTTTACTGATGCGGTGTTGACGGGGGCGACGATTCCTCAAGTGTAG
- a CDS encoding PAP/fibrillin family protein: MIYKDDLIRAIADTNRGLLASDTDKAAILSAIARLEDRNPTPKPLEAPALLEGNWRLLYTTSSELLGIDRFPLYRLGDIYQCIRLQDRKIYNIAQLQGIPYLEGLVSVAAQFTPTSPIRVTVKFQRFVVGLQRVLNYQNPNQFIQALESPQKFLALDSKIQTERQGWLDITYLDETLRIGRGNVGSVFVLSKT, from the coding sequence ATGATATATAAGGACGATTTAATCAGAGCGATCGCCGACACAAACCGAGGTCTGTTGGCCAGCGACACCGACAAAGCCGCCATCCTCTCCGCCATCGCTCGCCTCGAAGACCGCAACCCAACCCCCAAACCCCTAGAAGCGCCAGCCCTCCTCGAAGGCAACTGGCGACTGCTCTACACCACCAGCAGCGAACTCCTTGGAATTGACCGCTTCCCCCTCTACCGTCTCGGGGACATCTATCAATGTATCCGCCTCCAAGACCGTAAAATCTACAACATCGCCCAACTCCAAGGCATCCCCTATCTCGAAGGACTCGTCAGCGTCGCCGCCCAATTTACCCCCACCTCCCCCATTCGCGTCACCGTAAAATTTCAGCGCTTCGTGGTGGGGTTGCAACGGGTTCTCAACTACCAAAACCCCAACCAATTCATCCAGGCCCTAGAATCCCCCCAAAAATTCCTGGCCCTAGACTCCAAAATCCAAACCGAGCGCCAGGGATGGCTCGACATCACCTATCTCGACGAAACCCTACGCATCGGCCGGGGAAACGTCGGCAGCGTCTTCGTTCTCAGCAAAACCTAG
- a CDS encoding response regulator: MKILLVEDDEYLAQLLNQYLSDRNYIVDVAVDGESGLNYARTFDYDVLVLDVVLPKLDGITLCKTLRSEHYQMPVLLLTALDNSRDKVLGLDAGADDYVVKPVGLEELLARIRALVRRGRYSRPPILTWGPLQLDPATCEVTYDSRPLSLTPKEYALLELFLRSPTQVFSREVIIEHLWSLEEPPTENTLRAHIKGLRTKLKAVDAPPTLIETIYGVGYRLQDYEDAPSPTKTGQESGNNTTLNAIQALWQRIKPNVLKRVDLLEEGISALAARDESLQGTARQEAHKLAGSLGTFGYHYGSSLARNIEEMLVQERDFSQSQIDQLQRWLVELRQQFQRHPTAAMPEPPTLPDPEQRRLLIVDDDRLLAEQIAEEAETWGMDVKIATTVQEARPAIVTYSPGLILLDLNFPEPGEDGLMLLEELARNRPEIPVVVLTVRDSFQDRLSVSRLGSQAFLQKPLPMPQIMEVAMEVIQRSHTAAKVLIVDDDPEELQGLKTLLSPWGLELEALDDPRSFWQSLELFMPDLLVLDFEMPHYSGIELCQVVRNEPQWRKLPILFLTAHTDSATVDRIFQAGADDYVSKPISGPELISRLFNRLERTKLLQNLAELDALTGLANRRKSSYDITNLLRIALRHDRPVSFAMLDLDHFKPVNDTYGHATGDLVLHRFGEMLRESFRADDVVGRWGGEEFVVVMADTDAASAVDRLSQLLQQWRSHEFLLDDEVCLKVTFSAGVAQFPQDGDDLPTLYRHADRALYRAKEAGRDRVFSYDPQTDC; encoded by the coding sequence GTGAAAATCCTTTTAGTTGAAGACGACGAATATCTGGCTCAACTGCTGAATCAATACTTGAGCGATCGCAATTACATTGTGGATGTCGCTGTTGACGGAGAGAGTGGCTTGAACTATGCCCGCACCTTCGATTATGACGTGCTGGTCTTAGATGTTGTTCTGCCAAAACTCGATGGAATCACACTTTGTAAAACCTTGCGCTCAGAACACTATCAAATGCCAGTGTTGTTGTTAACCGCCCTGGATAACAGTCGCGATAAGGTCTTGGGGTTAGATGCGGGGGCCGATGATTATGTGGTGAAACCCGTTGGCCTCGAAGAACTGCTGGCCCGGATTCGGGCCCTCGTGCGACGGGGACGCTATTCTCGTCCTCCCATTCTGACCTGGGGACCCCTGCAACTAGACCCGGCCACCTGCGAGGTCACCTATGACAGCCGTCCTTTGTCCCTAACCCCCAAAGAATACGCCCTGTTAGAACTGTTCTTGCGATCGCCGACTCAGGTCTTCTCACGGGAAGTCATCATCGAGCATCTCTGGTCCCTAGAAGAACCTCCCACAGAAAACACCCTGCGGGCCCATATTAAGGGCCTACGCACCAAACTCAAAGCCGTTGATGCCCCTCCAACCCTCATCGAAACCATCTATGGGGTGGGTTACCGTCTCCAAGACTATGAAGATGCCCCCAGTCCAACCAAAACGGGACAGGAGAGCGGCAACAACACCACCCTCAATGCCATTCAAGCGCTCTGGCAACGGATTAAACCCAATGTCCTCAAACGAGTTGACCTGCTCGAAGAAGGCATTTCCGCCCTGGCGGCCCGGGATGAAAGCCTCCAGGGTACGGCCCGCCAAGAAGCCCATAAACTGGCCGGTTCCCTGGGCACGTTTGGTTACCACTATGGCTCTAGCTTAGCCCGGAACATTGAGGAGATGTTGGTGCAAGAACGAGACTTTAGCCAGTCTCAAATCGATCAACTCCAACGGTGGCTGGTGGAACTACGTCAACAGTTTCAACGCCATCCCACGGCGGCGATGCCTGAACCTCCTACCCTTCCGGACCCTGAACAACGGCGTTTATTAATTGTCGATGACGATCGCCTCCTGGCCGAACAAATTGCGGAAGAGGCGGAAACTTGGGGTATGGATGTCAAGATTGCTACCACGGTGCAAGAGGCCCGTCCGGCGATTGTCACCTATTCTCCGGGATTGATTCTCTTAGATCTCAATTTCCCGGAACCGGGAGAAGATGGCTTAATGCTTCTCGAAGAACTGGCCCGCAATCGCCCGGAAATCCCTGTAGTGGTGTTGACGGTGCGGGATAGCTTCCAAGATCGCCTTTCGGTGTCTCGTCTGGGGAGTCAGGCCTTTCTGCAAAAACCCCTACCCATGCCACAAATTATGGAGGTGGCGATGGAGGTGATTCAGCGATCGCACACGGCGGCCAAAGTCCTGATTGTCGACGATGATCCCGAAGAACTGCAAGGACTTAAAACGCTCCTGAGTCCTTGGGGCCTGGAACTTGAAGCTTTGGATGACCCACGCAGCTTTTGGCAGTCCCTAGAGCTGTTTATGCCGGACTTACTGGTGTTGGATTTTGAAATGCCCCATTACAGTGGTATTGAACTCTGTCAGGTGGTGCGCAATGAACCCCAATGGCGGAAACTGCCGATTTTATTTTTGACGGCCCATACCGACTCGGCCACGGTCGATCGGATTTTTCAGGCAGGGGCCGATGATTATGTGAGTAAGCCAATTTCGGGGCCAGAATTGATTTCGCGCCTGTTTAATCGCCTTGAGCGCACTAAACTCTTGCAAAATTTGGCGGAACTGGATGCGTTGACGGGCCTGGCCAATCGCCGCAAGTCCAGTTATGACATTACCAATTTGTTACGCATTGCCCTACGCCATGACCGTCCCGTCAGTTTCGCCATGTTAGACCTGGATCACTTTAAGCCCGTTAATGACACCTATGGTCATGCCACCGGAGATCTGGTCTTGCACCGCTTTGGCGAAATGTTGAGGGAATCGTTCCGGGCTGATGATGTGGTGGGCCGTTGGGGTGGCGAGGAGTTTGTGGTGGTCATGGCTGATACGGATGCAGCTAGTGCGGTTGACCGGTTATCGCAGCTGTTGCAGCAATGGCGATCGCATGAGTTCCTCTTAGATGATGAGGTCTGTTTAAAGGTCACCTTTAGTGCTGGGGTGGCTCAGTTCCCACAAGATGGTGATGATTTACCCACTCTCTATCGTCATGCAGATCGGGCCCTCTATCGAGCAAAAGAAGCAGGACGCGATCGGGTCTTCTCCTATGACCCCCAGACCGACTGTTGA
- a CDS encoding response regulator has protein sequence MSTRCILIIDDEEDIREVTQLTLELEGGWQVLAASSGSEGVNLARFHHPDAILLDVMMPEMDGLMTAKVLQDFPDTQPIPVLLLTAKGAMEVMDKFQDLGITATISKPFDPLQLVPTIKQLLAWEE, from the coding sequence ATGAGTACTCGGTGTATTTTAATTATTGACGATGAAGAGGATATCCGAGAGGTCACCCAACTGACCTTAGAACTCGAAGGCGGTTGGCAGGTGTTAGCGGCTAGTTCTGGCTCAGAAGGGGTGAATCTTGCCCGTTTTCACCATCCAGATGCCATTTTACTCGATGTGATGATGCCGGAAATGGATGGATTGATGACGGCTAAGGTATTACAGGATTTTCCAGATACCCAACCCATTCCCGTCTTACTGCTGACTGCCAAGGGAGCTATGGAGGTGATGGATAAATTTCAGGATCTCGGAATTACCGCTACCATTTCTAAACCCTTTGACCCGTTGCAGCTTGTTCCCACAATCAAGCAGCTTTTAGCCTGGGAAGAGTAA
- a CDS encoding PAS domain-containing protein, protein MTLDAAVLSTLIARLERLEQQQRLHQAVVDKLPVAYLYLDRNGTIHFANQGALQQLNCKAEDCLGKSLLSWLSPQDGDRLLRELEQVNLRRDDDSPAFPQQLHVPGQEGQRLRTTLSPLPSRPDRPPMILMRWEPVATHSPSVELSDRAMDASLNHDERRNRLQQIAVQIRAMIFDYVLYPDGHDSIPYVSANCEDIFEISAQQIQEDSSHLWRLMDRADIPFAQQSIAHSAKTLSPWNFEWRINLPSGRQKWLQGLSYPHRHTDGRVIWNGMIFEITDRKQAEDDLYDLAQRLLTIIETVEEGITLSDDADNFGLFNAKMSEITGYSGTEAQESDSFLAQLYPEPEAFAEAADRLVEVREKGCLRNLETTIRAKDGSPRTLLVSTTYLPLAERNCYLSAYRDVTQRQQAYEQLRQSQQFIEAIANASPQILYTIDVHTLRINSVNGQVKSILGYSPEELAGKGFEEWQSFCHPDDIPTLHAYFASWETLADGEISECQYRLRHADQSYRWLRSRDVVFKRDEQGTVQQILGTASDITEHQFAAASLRASEAALRASQERLNGILSSLDDAVWSMSPQTMQLLYISPSVENLYGRSAEKLAQMKNPWMRNIHPGDRAAFVRQWRHLKTQGNVDIEYRILVRVNNGEDDPKAKRGRRQHREERWLRLRARLVQDEQGVPLRIDGISSDITELKETEIALRASEERFRSLVANVPGVIYRVLPNRGWTTLFVSDAIEEITGYPAQTFLEDAGLWSKIIYREDLPRITQLINQAITRRQPYAFECRILCADGDVRWIYERGQGMWDQWGNLLYLDGAIVDLTDRKRNEEILQRQAQRDRLLTTLSQRIRESLNLDEILDRTVREVRHSLKADRVLIVRLQGSSSSQVVSEAVVPPYQQTLGLDFYETQLPDHCYQAYAEGQSRVMVGSDLHCEYGTCIGQLGLMQVQSQVVIPILHPSAMGANLWGLLIAHQCSYRRRWLDWEVDILGQLADQVSIAIGQANLYTQVQQSETRLRAMFEQAAVGMALYPGSTK, encoded by the coding sequence ATGACTCTTGATGCTGCCGTCTTATCAACACTGATTGCTCGCTTGGAACGATTGGAGCAACAGCAGCGACTTCATCAAGCGGTGGTGGATAAATTGCCCGTTGCCTATTTATATCTTGACCGCAATGGAACGATTCACTTCGCCAACCAAGGGGCATTGCAACAGCTCAATTGCAAGGCGGAGGACTGTCTGGGCAAGTCCCTCCTATCGTGGTTATCTCCCCAGGATGGCGATCGCCTATTAAGAGAATTAGAGCAGGTGAATCTCCGCCGTGATGACGATTCCCCTGCCTTTCCCCAACAGCTTCATGTCCCCGGACAGGAGGGGCAACGCCTCAGAACGACTCTCTCTCCCCTTCCGAGCCGCCCCGATCGCCCCCCCATGATTTTAATGCGGTGGGAGCCGGTTGCTACCCACTCTCCCTCCGTGGAGTTGAGCGATCGCGCCATGGACGCATCTCTCAATCACGATGAACGCCGCAATCGGCTGCAACAAATCGCGGTTCAGATCCGGGCCATGATTTTTGACTATGTGCTGTATCCCGATGGTCACGATAGCATCCCCTATGTCAGTGCCAACTGCGAAGACATCTTTGAGATCTCCGCTCAACAGATTCAAGAGGATAGTAGTCATCTCTGGCGGCTGATGGATCGCGCTGATATTCCCTTCGCGCAACAGTCGATCGCCCATTCCGCCAAAACCCTCAGCCCCTGGAACTTTGAATGGCGCATCAATCTCCCCTCAGGACGCCAAAAATGGCTTCAGGGGCTTTCCTATCCCCATCGTCACACCGATGGCCGAGTGATCTGGAATGGCATGATCTTCGAGATTACTGATCGCAAACAGGCCGAAGATGACCTCTATGACTTGGCCCAGCGACTGTTAACCATCATCGAAACCGTCGAAGAAGGCATTACCCTCAGCGATGATGCCGATAACTTTGGGCTGTTCAATGCCAAAATGTCGGAAATCACCGGCTACAGCGGCACAGAAGCCCAAGAAAGTGACAGCTTTCTAGCGCAACTCTACCCTGAGCCAGAGGCCTTTGCCGAAGCCGCTGATCGCCTAGTCGAAGTTCGGGAAAAGGGCTGTTTGCGTAACCTAGAAACCACCATCCGAGCTAAAGATGGCAGTCCTCGCACCCTACTGGTGTCCACCACCTATTTACCCCTGGCCGAACGCAATTGTTATCTGAGTGCCTACCGAGACGTTACCCAGCGACAACAGGCTTACGAACAACTGCGTCAGAGTCAGCAATTCATCGAAGCGATCGCCAACGCCTCCCCCCAAATTCTCTACACCATCGATGTCCACACCCTACGCATTAACTCCGTCAATGGGCAAGTAAAATCGATTTTAGGCTATTCCCCAGAGGAGTTAGCGGGAAAAGGGTTTGAGGAATGGCAATCCTTTTGTCATCCCGACGATATCCCAACCCTGCACGCCTATTTTGCCTCCTGGGAGACCTTAGCCGACGGCGAGATTTCAGAATGTCAGTATCGCTTACGACATGCCGATCAGAGTTATCGCTGGTTGCGATCGCGCGATGTCGTCTTTAAGCGAGACGAGCAGGGAACCGTACAACAGATTCTCGGCACCGCCAGCGACATCACCGAACATCAATTCGCCGCCGCCTCCCTGCGGGCCAGCGAAGCCGCCTTACGGGCGAGTCAGGAACGGCTCAACGGCATTCTCTCCTCCCTTGATGATGCCGTGTGGTCCATGTCTCCCCAGACCATGCAACTGCTCTATATCAGTCCTTCGGTAGAGAACCTCTATGGTCGCTCTGCCGAGAAACTGGCCCAGATGAAAAATCCCTGGATGCGTAACATTCATCCGGGCGATCGCGCCGCCTTTGTCCGCCAATGGCGACATCTGAAAACCCAAGGGAACGTCGATATTGAATATCGTATCCTCGTCCGAGTCAACAACGGGGAGGATGACCCCAAGGCCAAACGAGGGCGACGACAACATCGCGAAGAACGTTGGCTACGACTGCGAGCGCGACTGGTACAGGATGAGCAGGGAGTTCCCTTACGCATTGATGGCATCAGTAGTGATATCACCGAGTTAAAAGAAACTGAAATTGCCCTGCGAGCCAGTGAAGAGCGGTTTCGGTCTCTGGTGGCCAATGTGCCGGGGGTCATTTACCGGGTGTTACCCAATCGCGGTTGGACGACCCTGTTTGTCAGTGATGCCATCGAAGAGATCACCGGCTACCCGGCCCAAACCTTTCTTGAGGATGCCGGTTTATGGTCGAAAATTATCTATCGCGAGGATTTACCCCGGATTACTCAGCTCATCAACCAGGCCATCACTCGGCGACAACCCTATGCCTTTGAATGTCGAATTCTCTGTGCTGACGGTGACGTTCGCTGGATTTATGAGCGAGGCCAGGGGATGTGGGATCAATGGGGGAACCTGCTTTACCTCGATGGGGCGATCGTGGATTTGACCGATCGCAAACGCAATGAAGAGATTTTGCAACGTCAGGCCCAACGCGATCGCCTCTTAACCACCCTCAGCCAGCGCATTCGTGAATCCCTGAATCTTGACGAGATTTTAGATCGTACCGTCCGGGAAGTGCGCCATTCCCTCAAAGCCGATCGCGTCTTAATTGTTCGCTTACAGGGGTCTAGTAGCAGTCAGGTGGTGAGTGAGGCGGTGGTTCCTCCCTATCAGCAAACCCTGGGGTTAGATTTTTATGAAACCCAGCTCCCAGACCATTGTTATCAAGCCTATGCTGAGGGACAATCTCGGGTAATGGTTGGCTCTGACCTACATTGCGAGTATGGAACCTGTATTGGCCAGTTGGGGCTGATGCAGGTTCAGTCTCAGGTCGTCATCCCCATTCTCCATCCCTCGGCCATGGGAGCCAATCTCTGGGGATTGTTAATTGCCCATCAATGTTCCTATCGACGCCGTTGGCTCGATTGGGAAGTGGATATATTAGGCCAACTGGCGGATCAAGTGAGTATTGCTATTGGTCAGGCCAATCTCTATACCCAGGTTCAACAAAGTGAAACTCGCTTGCGGGCCATGTTTGAGCAAGCGGCAGTGGGGATGGCACTATACCCAGGTTCAACAAAGTGA